The Streptomyces sp. NBC_01268 genome segment GGCACCCCCCGTCGAGCAGGCCGCCGCCCGGCTGCACGAGGCCCGCCGGCTCGACAACGACGTCGCGGACGTCGACGGGGCGCTGCGCACCGCGGAGGACAGCCTGCGGCTCAACCCGCGCGTCAAGGAGGGCCTGCTGCACCGCGTCGTACTCCGCACCGGCCTCGACACCCTGGAGATCTGCGCCGTCGTCCTGCGGGTCCTCGCCCGGACCCTCACCGACCTGGCCAAACACCGCGGCGGGCAGGAGCTGCTGCCCGAGCGGGCCGCCCTCGCCGTCCGGGAGACCGCCCAGTACACCGCCGACGCGCTCGTCAGCTTCGGCGTCCTCGTCACCGCGCGGGGCAGTGAGGGCGCCGAGGCCGCCGAGACCCGGCTGGCGGGCGAGCTGCGGGCGGCCAGGGCCTGCCGGGACGGCGCCGCCGACCGGCTCCTCGCCCTCGCGCTCGCCGACCCCGGGCGTTGGCAGCTGTACGGGGCGCTGCTCGCCGAGATCGACCGGATCCTCGACGAGCTCGACCCCGAGCACCGGGGCCGCCGGCTGATGGAGGAGCTGGACCGGCGGGTCCGCGAGCGCCACGACCGCCGCCGCCGGCTCACCCTCCGCGACCGGTGGGGCACCCGCGGGTCCGGCCGCGCCGACTGATGACCGCCCGCGACGGGGGCACCCGCCCCGGCGGAGAGAGGAGAACCATGAGTGCGACGACTCCTTCCACGAGCGACGGGGCGGGCACGGTCACCACCGCCGTACCGGCCCGGCTCGACCGGCTTCCCTGGTCCCGCTGGCACTGGATGATCGTCATCGGCCTCGGCACCGTCTGGATCCTCGACGGGCTCGAAGTCACCATCGTCGGCAACATCGCCGGCCGGCTGGCCGAGGAGGGCAGCGGCCTCGACATCACCGCGGCCCAGGTGACGGGCGTGGCAGCCGCCCTCTACGTGGCAGGGGCCTGCTCGGGCGCCCTGTTCTTCGGGTGGCTGACCGACCGGTACGGCCGCAAGAAGCTCTTCATGATCACCCTGGTCGTCTATCTGGGCGCCACGGCGATGACCGCCCTGTCCTTCGAGTCGTGGTGGTTCTTCCTCTTCCGCTTCCTCACCGGCTTCGGCATCGGCGGCGAGTACGCGGCCATCAACTCCGCGATCGACGAGCTGATCCCGTCCCTCTACCGGGGACGGGTCGACCTGATCATCAACGGCAGCTACTGGCTGGGCGCCATCGGCGGCGCCCTCCTGTCGATCGTCATGCTGGACACCGACATCTTCCCGAAGGACCTCGGCTGGCGACTCAGCTTCGCCCTCGGCGTCGTCCTCGGCCTGGTCATCCTGCTGGTACGCCGGCACGTCCCGGAGAGTCCACGCTGGCAGTTCATCCACGGCCACGAGAAGGAGGCCGACGAGCTGGTCACCTCCGTGGAGCGGGAGATCGAGGCCGAGAAGGGCACGGAGCTGCCGCCGCCGGCCGGCGAGATCACCGTCCACCAGCGCAAGAGCATCGGCTTCGGCACGATCGCGAAGACGGTCTTCGGCCTCTACCCGCGCCGCGCCGTCCTCGGGCTGGCCCTCTTCATCGGGCAGGCGTTCCTCTACAACGCGATCACCTTCGGCTTCGGCACCATCCTCATCACCTTCTTCGACGTGCCGACCGGCAGCACCGGCTACTACTTCGCCGTGATCGCGGCGGGCAACTTCCTGGGGCCGTTGCTGCTCGGCCGGCTCTTCGACACCGTCGGCCGCCGGATCATGATCACAGCCACCTACCTGCTGTCGGGCCTCCTGCTCTTCGGGACGGCCTGGCTCTTCGGCCGGGGCTCGCTGACGGCGACGACCCTGACCGCCTGCTGGTGCGTGGTGCTCTTCTTCGCCTCGACAGGCGCCTCCAGCGCCTATCTGACGGTCTCCGAGATCTTCCCGATGGAGACCCGTGCCATGGCCATCGCCTTCTTCTACGCGCTGGGGACGGCGGCCGGCGGCATCACCGGCCCGCTGGTCTTCGCCGAGCTGACCGAGTCGGGGGTGGTCGGGGACACCGTGCTGGCCTTCCAGATCGGGGCCGCGCTGATGTGCGCGGCGGGGATCGTGGCCGCCTTCCTGGCGGTGAACGCGGAGCGCCGCTCGCTGGAGGACATCGCCGCGCCGCTCTCGGCGGTGCGGGACGGGGAGGAATCCACCCGGGGCTGAGCCGCCGGGACGGGACCCGTGTGCCTCAGCCGCCGAGGAGTTCGAGGACGGCCCGCCGGTAGACCCCGTAGACCCGCGGCAGTTCGGCCAGGTGGGCGCTTTCGTCGATGCCGTGGAGCCCCTCGTACGGGACACCGAAGCCGGCCGTCGCCGCGATGCCCTCCCCCGCCAGCAGATTCCCGATGTTGGACGGGCCTGCGGTCTTCGCCCGGACCTTGAGGCCCTCCTCCGCGGCGGCGCGGAGGAGGGCGGCTGCCGGCTGTTCGTCCTCGGTGAGGCGGAACGGCGGCCATGCGGCGACCGGGCTGACGTCGGTGGGGGCGGGGGCGGGCAGTTCGGTGTCGAGCGCGGTGACGGCCTCGCGTACGAGGGTCTCGGCGGCGGCGGCGTCGAAGCCGGGGGTGGTGCGGATGTCGACATGGATGTCGACCCGGTCCGGGGTGACGGAGAATCCCTGGCCGCCGTGGAAGGCGGTGACCGTCAGCTTCGGCGGCAGCGGGAACCCCGGGGCGTCCTCGGTGCCGGGCAGGCCGGCGGCGTCCAGGAGGCGTACGAGGTGGGCGCCGCGGGTGACGGCGCCGACGGTGGTCCCGCGGGATCCGGAGTGACCGGAGGGGGCGTGCACGGTGATCGTGGCCCGCCACAGGCCCCGGCCGCCGACCACGACCTCGTCGATGCCGGGGTAGCCGATCAGCACCCCGGCGGGGCGGACCGCGTCCGGGTCGGCCAGGTAGGCGCGGGCGCCGCCGAAGCCGCCGGTGTGCTCGTCGACGTCCAGGAGGACGGCGAGACCGCCCGCGAGTCGGGGTGCGCGGGGGGCGAGGTCGGCGGCGATGTGGCAGAACATCGCGGCGGCCAGCTTGGAGTCCGCCGCTCCCCGGCCGCGCAGCCGGCCGTCGACGACGTCGCCGCAGGCCGGCGGGAACGTCCAGGCGGTCTCGTCGCCGTACGGGGCGGTGTCCACGCACGCGTCCAGCGTCCACCACGGCCCCGGACGCCCGCCGGGGATCTCCACCAGCAGCCCCACCGGGTCGCCCGCCGCGTCGTGCAGGCGCCGGTGGGGCAGATCGCGGACGGCGAGCCAGTCCTCCAGCACGCCCAGGACGGGCCCGTACGCGTCGATGCCGCCCCGGCTCGGACGCCGGACCAGCTCCTGGGCCAGCTCGACGACGGATGCCGTGGTGGCCTCGTCCGCACCCCGAAGGCTCTCGTTCACGCTTCTCCCCACCCTGTCGGTCGTGTCGTACCGGTACCGCGCGGACGGCTGCCATCCTCTCCGCCGCCGGGCGGACGCGCGCACCCCCGCCGACGGGGAACGTTTCCTTCCGCGTCCCGCGTCCGCGACGCCGCACGGCCGGCCCGTCCCCGCGGCCGCCGCCGCCGGGGACATTGCCCGGGGCGGCCACTCCCAGGGGCAGCACCCATGCCCTCTTGTCAGCACGTACGCCCCTCCCTACCGTGGTCCAGCGAGTCCTTGGCCCACCGGGTCCACCGGCCCGTGCCGGCCATTTCCTGTTCCTCAGCGCACGACAGACATATGGAGGCGTCACATGCCCGTAGCCGTGCCGGACGTTCTGGAAGTCGACGGTTTCCGCGACGCGGGTCCGTTGGAGATCGACGACGAGGCGATCGTGTTCGAGGACGACGACCGCAGCGACCGTGAGTACTCGGCGTGTCTTGCCGACCCCTGGGTGACCGCCACCACCCGGTTCGCCTGTGATCTGAACTCCTGACGGTGGCCGTTTCCATCACCGGCCGCATCG includes the following:
- a CDS encoding SflA family class IV lanthipeptide, with amino-acid sequence MPVAVPDVLEVDGFRDAGPLEIDDEAIVFEDDDRSDREYSACLADPWVTATTRFACDLNS
- a CDS encoding M20 family metallopeptidase; translated protein: MNESLRGADEATTASVVELAQELVRRPSRGGIDAYGPVLGVLEDWLAVRDLPHRRLHDAAGDPVGLLVEIPGGRPGPWWTLDACVDTAPYGDETAWTFPPACGDVVDGRLRGRGAADSKLAAAMFCHIAADLAPRAPRLAGGLAVLLDVDEHTGGFGGARAYLADPDAVRPAGVLIGYPGIDEVVVGGRGLWRATITVHAPSGHSGSRGTTVGAVTRGAHLVRLLDAAGLPGTEDAPGFPLPPKLTVTAFHGGQGFSVTPDRVDIHVDIRTTPGFDAAAAETLVREAVTALDTELPAPAPTDVSPVAAWPPFRLTEDEQPAAALLRAAAEEGLKVRAKTAGPSNIGNLLAGEGIAATAGFGVPYEGLHGIDESAHLAELPRVYGVYRRAVLELLGG
- a CDS encoding MFS transporter; the encoded protein is MSATTPSTSDGAGTVTTAVPARLDRLPWSRWHWMIVIGLGTVWILDGLEVTIVGNIAGRLAEEGSGLDITAAQVTGVAAALYVAGACSGALFFGWLTDRYGRKKLFMITLVVYLGATAMTALSFESWWFFLFRFLTGFGIGGEYAAINSAIDELIPSLYRGRVDLIINGSYWLGAIGGALLSIVMLDTDIFPKDLGWRLSFALGVVLGLVILLVRRHVPESPRWQFIHGHEKEADELVTSVEREIEAEKGTELPPPAGEITVHQRKSIGFGTIAKTVFGLYPRRAVLGLALFIGQAFLYNAITFGFGTILITFFDVPTGSTGYYFAVIAAGNFLGPLLLGRLFDTVGRRIMITATYLLSGLLLFGTAWLFGRGSLTATTLTACWCVVLFFASTGASSAYLTVSEIFPMETRAMAIAFFYALGTAAGGITGPLVFAELTESGVVGDTVLAFQIGAALMCAAGIVAAFLAVNAERRSLEDIAAPLSAVRDGEESTRG
- a CDS encoding FUSC family protein, which produces MARDGGRGDRGEGLIARLRRDPFAVQTVRSTAAATLSYVVALRLSSEPVPLTAPLTALLVVQVTLYSTLTTSLRRVNSVVVGVLIAIAFSVVVGLSWWSLALVILASLLVGRLVRVEEFVPEVAISAMLVLGVTQVSDTAWDRVLETLIGAVVGMLFNLVLAPPVWVDTAGDSIEDLARRMRLLLLDVADAFTGAPPVEQAAARLHEARRLDNDVADVDGALRTAEDSLRLNPRVKEGLLHRVVLRTGLDTLEICAVVLRVLARTLTDLAKHRGGQELLPERAALAVRETAQYTADALVSFGVLVTARGSEGAEAAETRLAGELRAARACRDGAADRLLALALADPGRWQLYGALLAEIDRILDELDPEHRGRRLMEELDRRVRERHDRRRRLTLRDRWGTRGSGRAD